TACTTTCAGACAAGTAATGCCATTAGATTTGAGAAGCTGCACCATCTCAGAAGGTTCTGGAAGATAATTCGCGATTCGACCATAGTTCACACCGATTGAACCATAATCATTAATGGAACACAGGGTTCCAGAAAACAAGAATAAGCAAAACAAAAATAAAGTACCCCACGACAAGAGAATTTATGAttctgtcgcttaaatgcggttaAGCAAAACATAAATAATTTAAGCTTTGACATTGTATCAGTTAAAATAATTTAAGCTTTTCTGTTTTTTATAATTTGAGTTGGATTATAATACTCACCTAGTCACCTTAGTTTTAAAATACGTTGATTTAGTTAGCTAAATgtacttaattaaattaaaaaaaatattttaataattttgaaaaactCAAAATACCTATTAAAGAATATGTTATATACTTTTTACTAATAATATAATTTTgataattactcttaattatatAATATATGCAAAATTTTAGTCAAAATTAAACAAACTAATAATACTAATTTTTTTACAAATTTCCTTACATTAGATTAATCTAGATCTTTATTATCATTAAAATCATATAACTAAGGAGTTTCCGTTCTAATAAACTCTTAagttttttttgaaatattttaacAAACTGAGTTATTTCGAATTGGATAATAAATTTGGATTTGAATTGGACAAGACTCATTAAAATTTAAACTAAAATCTTATTTGTGTTTAGAGCTGTTCAAGAACCGAACCAAACCAAGTTTTGATCGAACCGAGCtgagttttaattttttttcctgaCAAATCGGGCTGAACTTTCTTAACGAACAAAAAATCGTGTTCAAGCTCGTTAACTAATGAGTCGAACAAGAGTTTTTATCGAACACAACCGAGCCGAGTCGAACCGAGCTGAACACGAATTTTTTCCATCAAAACGAGTCAAGCCGAGCCGAACTGAAATAAAAAATTCTTGAcagttaaaataacaaaccaaatacatttatttttttagaaatttttttatatcactaaaatatttagatcttaacatccgtacgtttatattattcataaatattttaagaaaatcgaaacattaatatgagaatAAACACTTGTTAGAAGTACTATTCAAATAATTGgttgattatttaaataacaaacaaaataaagaGAAAAACTATCTTATTGGCGGTTGGAGGTAAAACAAAAGCGATCTACAtacaaaataaagaaaaataaagttAAGAGATGCAAGTAATAAAATGAACAAATAGTAAAAAGACAaacataaaaatatttaaattattctTACATCCGCGCAATCCCAAATCTTAGCCAAGAGTGAGTATTTCCCGGTTCAGAACCGAGAACCGAACTGAACTGATCAAAAATTGCGGTTCCGGTTCGGTTCTCAATTAATTCGGATCCGATTCGGTTCTTGTTTATCTAGAAATTTTGGTTCTCGGTTTGGTTTGCTTCTTAACGTACTAGAACCGTAAGAACCAAACTAAACCgtatataaatgaataaatacatatatatatatataaatatatgtttatatattacatattatGTTTCTTATgtataatattataataaattttaagaaaaatattattttattatattactcgtttctttaaatatatatggaattttgaatatttttataaatatttttcttcttaaaaatAATCGAATTCAAAATGATCTATCACTAATAAAAATCTTCTTTTACTAAGTTacccttaataaataatcaaaactagtcaaaattttaaaagttataatataaaataatatgcaaaataaataaatataaaataaaatataaattcggTTCTTTCAGTTCAGAACCGAACCAAACTGAATTTACGGTTCGGCTCCGGTATGATTCTTACATATAAATGGGTCTGGTTCGATTCTTGAAATATTCGTAATTCGGTTCTCAATTCTTTCAGTTCTAGTTCGACCCGTTGCTCACCCCTTAATCATCAGGGACGCATTTTCGATTAGCACCTTGCCAAAATAGCAGTATAGGACGACATCTCTAAACGAAGCAATATCATATtttgatataatttttttgattatctgcattatttatgatttattatatatttaaatattaaacaTTTTTCCTGCTATCAATTTTAATAACATAACCCAGTGATTTAACAAATGTTCAACAAAGCTCGGAATACCATTAAGTCAAGTCTGGTAACACCATCTTCTGCAttctaaaattattaattttCTCTTCTCTTTTCAACTTGTTTTTGTTCAATTCACATTTCTGATTGTAAATTAAAGTCCACTTAATAGTTAATATACATTGTGAAGctgcttatatataaataattgatCATAGAATATAAACTTCTTTAGATACACATTGAAAACAACACTACCCAATTTGCAATTCATATAATTACATTGATTAGAACATCTTTGTTGCAGTTTTTATCCTATAGTTTGCAACTTTGTTCAAAGCTCCAAACTCGAAAACTCCGGTTTGCTTGCaatgtgtttgatgaaatgtctagGAAAAAAAGTTATATCAGAGAATTTTTTGCAAATGTATGATAATGctaccataggaatgaagggtccattcttgaggatctaaatatagaatggattggccatcttgataaacatcatcattttctttttccaaagagtgtagttagctttgtcaaaggtagaaattttgatactactgattttctgtgtattcattcttccaagatcttgaatctgtttattTTCAGATTTgcctctgataccacttgttaggtaatgaatcacacacagggggtgaatgtgtttttccgagtttaggcttttcttgaaggttaatggttgaacaaagtaaattaaatcttgtataaaaaagtgttcatgcagaatctaaacttgcagaaaataaagaacacaaatcttcaaaactcacttaattttttatattaaaaattaagactgttttgttaCAAAATTTCTAAACTCTTTGAtattaaagagctcagcttcttcttgagagtgatacaagagatctgatctaaattgttacatctgactagaggaccagtgttaactttataactcagttaaccgctggtttacacagtggataataaacttgctattagcttttctaaactgtcacttgtcatttctatttatagaaaagcaaatcttccatttatggcttaacatatctttaacatcccgtgttcactttaatttttctctgtcagttaatctttgccattgatcttgcacgctcttcaagctgctttttgtagacttttcaatccagatgttggattgtttgttgattgtttatcttggatattgaactgatctgcaattctgtactcTGAGActgtacatcgagatctccagtttgaattaatagaacatttgacatctcgataagtacataggcttatcgagatctctagcactccatataTTGAGTTaggcttgtagaggtcttcagcttgtcgagatctctagtcttcacatcttcactttgacttatcgataactcagagttctctactgaatgtagacttgtcgataactctaagttttCTAGTGAATGAATGAATTGACGATATTTCCAATCTTCATTTCTTCAATcttgcttgtcgatatcttcttgagttctctatTAGCTTTCTTGACTCTCCATTCTGAATTCaatcatttcttctatcccggtggatattgctcatccgtcgagtagtgattgtaacccgacggatgtgcctaacatcagtcatccgtcgactagccaaactactattctgagggatgttcctcatccgttggtactctctgaaacttgaatgacttctcgataagccattctggagtcctcgaatgacttctctataatattaaatatgtgacttgtagagatcttgacttaggttatttttctccaaacagatttattcaactttaagtttcttcaaaattcttctgaggcatgatattcttgatcttcttccagatagaatccttaggcttgatactgttttaggaaaaagactacagtctgctcctttgcatttttacatactttaagtgttacaaatacaaaatataaatttagataacaatacaacttacccagggttgaccccaagcttaactgattactgaaaatagctattcattaatcttctactcagatcagatgtccatttgacttgtttcatactataattagagatgctaatgacattaTTATCTCCaataatctttgacatcatcaattataTATTACACTTTATTATCATTGAAATCACATAACCAAGGAGTTTCCGTTCTAATAAACTGAgttctttttaaaatattttaataaattgaGTTATGTCGAATTGGATAATAAATTTGGATTTTAATTGGATAAGACTCATCAAAATTTAAACTAAAATCTTATTTGTGTAACCCTAAGCGAAGCAATATCATATTAATTACCtgcattatttataatttattatatttttaaatacttccTATATCTCATATTACGTGTTATATTTTGATTATTACATAGTCAAGTTGACCATATTTTAACTGATAATTAAGATAAATGTAtctaatatttttataaattgaaaaatatattttttaatgatATAAATTTTGATATAACATGAGATGGAGGGACTATTAAACATTTTTCTTGCTATCAATTTTTATAACATATCCCAGTAATTTAACAAATGGTCAACAAAACTCGGAACTGAATTCCCAGAGCTCACACTCTTGTAACCATCAAGTCAAGTCTGGGTTAATAAACTCTAAACTCTTCTGCATTCTAAAGTTATTAATTTTCTCTTCTCTATTCAAGTTGTTTTTATTCAAATTCACATTTCTAATTGTAAATTAAAGTCCACTTAATAGTTAATATACATTGTGAAGCTgcttatatatataatagttgATCATTGAATATAAACTTCTTCAGAATCACATTGAAAACAACACTACCCAATTTGCAATTCATATAACTACATTGATTATAATTCTTTTGTTGCAGTTTTTATCCTATAGTTTGCATCGTTTTTCGACGCTCAAAACTCGAGAACTCCGGTTTGCTTGCaatgtgtttgatgaaatgtctagGCAAAAAAGTTATATCAGAGAATTTGTTGCAAATGTATGCTAATGTTACCTAGTATTTATATTTTCGGGTATTAGTAATATCGTGATTTATGACACATTGCTAATATACATTTTCCACTGTgagaaaaataattgaatttaGTAATGTTTTAGTTCTTTATTTTGTAAGTAAGTGATCATATCTCGTTAGGATTAATGCTCACTGGTAGCAATGTGCTTAAGGGTATGAGATAAAATTAGATGTAGTTTGCTTAAGGAAGTAATGTTATTTAGGATCAAGATGTTCGGGTAGTCACTCATTTTAATGCTGAACATAGCAAAATTTTCAACATGTTGCTAATGTAGATTTCCCTTAATTAAAATGTAGTTTGTGTTTAGTCCTGCTGTTGTTGATAAAACTTGTGGTTTCTTTTTAGCTCAAGGGTTTGAGTTAAAATGAGAAGTAGCGAGGTCTTTTTATGAAGTGCTCTCATTTAGCCTTTGCGTGTTAATAAAATGACAGCTAGAGTTGACTAAATTATCAGAATTATATCAATACTTTGTTCAGCTTATAACACTTAAAGATGAGCCGCCGAAAAGCTGCCTCTACAGCCGAAGATATCAATGTTTCCGAAGAGCGTAAATCTTTAGAAGGAGCAGAAAAAAGAAGTCTAATCTCCAGTATTTTTTCTTCGTCAAAGAGAGTATTTGTACTTTGTTTGGTTATGCGCATGATAAATTCTTTATTGGTGCAAACATATTTTAACCCTGATGAACACTGGCAAGCTTTAGAGGTTGCACATCGCATTACATTTGGGTAAAATGTTTCTTATTAAATTCTTTTGATTACTGGTTCGATAAAACTTAAACCTGTATCTCAAGGTGTTCACACGTTCTTTTTGATGAAATGAAAGGTATGGACATTTAACATGGGAATGGAAAAAGGGAATTCGGAGCTACCTGCACCCAATGATGTTTGCTGCTTTGTATAAAGTTCTTGCACTCTTACATCTTGACATCCCAATATTAATGGTAAATTTTATAAGCATTACAGCCATAGATGAACATGTGTAGGGGAAAGCATAGTAACTTGGTAATAATATCTCTATTAATCGTGAAGACTGCTGGTGCTAATTCATTGCAAGCAGCTTCCATATAATATGTGCACATGTGcatcactctctctctctctatatatatatctTTAACTACATCGTGATTATTTTTAAGATAGAAAGCACCTTTCACCTTAGCTACCGCTAGTTTCTGACCACATTCTCAAATCTTGCAGATTAAAGCTCCAAGGATGCTGCAATCTATCCTTTCAGCTTTTGGCGACCTTTACTTGTACAAATTCTCTAGAGTCTTATTTGGTAACCATGTTGCACAGTGGGCGGTATTTATTTCTTATTCTCTTATAGGTTTAATCAACACAATATTTAAGTCACAATTGTGTTCTTCTAATTTCCTTTTTCACATCTGTTATATGAGTGACCAAAAATCTTGAACACTTATATCTGGCACCTGGTTATATCACAGCTCTTTGCACAGTTGACAAACTGGTTTGTGTTTTACTGCACAACACGTACTTTATCAAATAGTCTGGAGACTGTTCTTACACTTGTGGGCCTATACTACTGGCCTTGTTTGAGAACTGCAACTTATAGCAAAGTCTCCATGGTTCCGAGAAAGTATGGCTTGGCTGCAGCAGCTTTAGCATGTGCTCTTCGTCCAACAAGCGCTATCACATGGATATATGTTGGTCTTTTGGAGCTGATTGCGGCACGGGATCGCCTAAAATTTATTTTCCTCGAGGCAGCTCCCATTGGGTAGGTAAATTTCACCTACTTCAATGCCCGATTTTTTGCCAGTCTCCACTGTTTATTTCGACAACTGTATGGATGAATCACAAGCTACTCTCTGCTAGTACCAGATTCTTCTAAACTCCACAGGAATATGATATGGTAGAATTTTGCTAAATCTCAAACGGTATAATTATGGTATTGCTGATATGATGATTTAGCTAAATACTTGGTGCCCCCTGCATGTATGAAGCTGGAGCAAGGCAAATTGAAAAAAGAAGAAGTAATGCAAATTATTAAGTTTTAAGGGTTGCAGGAAACTGTTTATGAATTTATAAACAGCTTGAGCAGCTACAACTCTATCTCTATGCATTAAAGGTTTTTTGTTTCAAGGGTTTCAAGGTTTTCTGCTTTTCTGGTGTACATTTCTCACTTGCTTTCTCATCTCTCCTAATTCAAATCACTATAAATTTGTGTTATATATCAGTCGGCAGGCGCATTGTCTAACATGATATTGTACTAGTTGTAGGTTTCAAGTAGCATTAATAAAGGATGGGAGTTATAATGATTTTCATTATTTCCCGTGATTTCATTATTTATTCCTATAGTCTCAAATTTGTTACATGCTGAATCTTTGAAATCATGACCTCAGGGGCTTAGTTCTTGGTTTCACTTGTCTGCTGGACCGTTTGATGTATGGCTCTTGGGTCTTGGTTCCTCTTAACTTTCTGAAGTTCAATTTTCTTTCGTCTGGCGGAGACTATTACGGAACTCACAAGTGGCACTGGTACTTCACCCAAGGATTTTCTGTAATGCTCTTTACTTTCATTCCATTCTCAATATATGGAATTATCTTGTCTAAGCAGTGGAAACTTTCCGGGCTTATTATTTGGGTATTAGGGCTTTATAGTGTGCTTGGACACAAAGAATTCAGGTAATGTATTAAGAATGTCTCCCTATCTCATTTTTTGCCCATTTGTATATGACTTTACGCGGAGACCACAATTTCATACGTTTAGTTTTGATTCTTATGTGTTGTTGGCCCTCCCTTATACTTGTCTTACAGGTTTGTTCTCCCCGTGCTTCCAATAGCTTTAATGTTTTCTGGCTATTACTTATCCGTGATTACTGGTAGTAATATTCCAGATACGAAGAGAAAATTATCTCCAAGTAAATGTGATAAGAGATCCTTAAAATCTCGACTGGCCATCTTTTTCCTCCTGGCAACCAATGTTCCAATGGCTTTGTATATGAGTATGGTTCATCAGGTAGTTTTTTAGCCGCAATTTCATTGTGCAGAAGTTGTTTTGTTCTGAATTGGTTCTTTATTTAGTTCTTATTCCATGTTCAAGAGATTTTAAGGTTTCGTTCCATTTTTAGTGTTAAAGCCTACTAGGTACAACTTAGAATCAGCTTAGTTTTGTGTAAAGACACTTGTCTATATTGACTTGTAATCTACATTGCGCAGAGAGGAGCTGAAGAGATAATGAACTATCTTTCACAAGAAGCTAATAGTGGGAAAGTCGAAAGTGTTCTTTTCTTAACACCCTGCCATGCCACACCTTactactcaaccctccatcaaAATGTTCCTATGCGTCTATTAGACTGTTCACCAAGGTAAACCATAATTTCCCCGGTAAGCATTATGCTGTTTACCTTGTTGAGATGCATTTATTTTAAGATTAAATTGCACCATTTATATAAATTTGTAACCTCTGCTAGTTGTTTTTGCCCTATCGTTTAACAGTGATACCAAAGGAATTCCTGATGAATCTGACCGATTcatgatggacccagctggttttGCTTTAGAATTTGCCAAAAATTGGTCTGTACCAAGTCACATTGTACtatttgattctcaagaacgaCTATTGAAGGACTTTCTAGCATTGCACTCTTTCCAGGAGGTTTGATTAATGCTTATTTTAGCTACTGTTTGTCTTTACATTATTGGTGAGGTTACAAAGAACTTGTTGTGAAATCTTTCTTTCGTTATTTATGAACTTTGGTTGACAGAATAGAAGGTTCTTTCATTCTCATTTCAAGGTGGACCGAGATCTCCAGGCATCGATTGTTGTGTATACTCTTGAGTCATGAAGGGCAGTGAATTCTATCTTTGCTCAAGGACTAAAAGAACATCGACTTTTTAGTGTCATTGAGTTGATCCAGCTATACATGTATAACAGTCATTAGTCATTTGTATTTCAGTGTTAAAGTTAATGTTTTGCTATCATAGGATTTTCCTGATCAGCATATAGCCTAAGACTATTGACGACATCTTATAACAGCATAATGAGAGGCTTCATCTTTTTCTCTTTACTTCATTTTGCTTTTAATTTTCTATAACATTTCTCAGATGTATGTCCATTTTTTGCGACTACACTTGTGGTGACAGATTGTTCCGAAACTACTGATCCTGGGAAATACATTTACAAGTTAACTCACATGCTAAAGTGGAGGTATGtactattatatatattattgctTTTGGAAATCTGTTCAAATTTTTAGGGCTTTAGGCCCTTAGAGCAGGTTGTTCAACTTATTTTGTTATCTGAGCATATCAGTACAGTAAGTTTTCCATTAGAGTAAATTGGAAGTATCGCCTACCACTGCACTGGCTTGTTATAGATAAGGTAACTCTCTGCACGTATATCTTTTGCTCACTCCATTCTTAATAATATTAGTGGAGACAACCCCAGGCTTATTGTTATACAGATAATACCACAACTTGTATAGCTTAAATCACAAATATACATAATATAAATTATTGAATGAAAACTGTAATACTGCAATATTACACGCTCCAAATTGATAATGCTAACATGAAGCAACAAATAAAAGAAGATTTCATTTTTTATGAAATTCAAGATCATCATATCTTGTAAGTGATGTAGAGAGTGCCAGCATTTGATTAATGGTCATTGCCCACAACCTGTAACGGTGATAATCATCCATCATATCCAACTTAATTAGCCCATGATCAGTAGTTAACACAATAAGAAAACATGTATCAGTTTCTTCCCCTTCTGAATCTTTGTACAACTCTGCATGTTGATCTAGTACAATGCCTAAATATAAATAGAAGCACACTTTTATGAGTATTCTGATTGCAAGATAAAATATGTGGAATTTGATGAGAAAGAAAGATGGAGGATTCTTATAGAAAGTTGAAGAGGAAGATCATACTTGCTTTCTTGCTTGCAAAGGTGTTCATTAGGTTAAGCTTCTTCAGTTTGAGAACAATCTGTCAGGTACAAGACATCTTGATAGTTATACTAGTATACTTTTTCTTACTCACTCCTGCAATTCAaaattttatactttttttaCCTTGTCCTCCTTGTTTAAAGTAATAGATACTGACCTCAGCATGCACCTACCTGTTTTCAGAACATCAAATTGTTGGAAATCAAAAACTGAATTTACTTCTAGCTTATTATAGTCCAGAATTTTTGTGCATGCATGTACCGTTGGATGTTTCAATATTGAGGTTGGCGCCCTTTTCAAGAATTGAAAGACATTGCTGGAAGTCCTCCAACTGAGATTCATCGTTTTCCTCAATTGGCAGCACCGGTGCACTCCCTTTCAGTCTGCTCTTGCAAACATTTCTTTCTTTAAGCGTAGCTGCTCCTTTCAGGGCTAAATCattaatcaattattattttaaattaggaTAACATATCATATGTATGATAAAGGaacatgaaaattttatttacaTGTTGAAGCTGCAGCTGTAAGTGTAAGAATGTCGGTAGCACTTGTTCCACTTATGGCTGAAGCTATAACAGTTTTGAGTTGGTCTTTCTTGGCTCCCATCGCCTCTGCAGTCCTTGCACATTGAGCTGCCACCAGAGCTGCTGCTGAGGCCATGGCTGCATCCTTGGAGGTATCTGATTCTGATGACTTATGTGTGGCGGCTGCTGAGGCTATTGCAGCCAAGGCTGCCGCCACGCCTGCCACAGAAATTGCAGCGTGCACTTCAGCTCGTTGCAACCTTTTACATTCTTTTCTCTTCTGTTTAATCTCCTTCACCCATTTTTTGATTGGCACATTAATCTTCCATGACATCTGCATTCAAATGTGTAAGCATTACAAATTCTTTATGGTTTATGAGCACCTCAGATTGAGATCTTTAGTTTGTAGTAATTTACCCATTTCTTGCGAAAGCAGCTGTTGTAGTTCAATTCAGGGTGCATTGCTTGTTGCATCCATATCCATGACTGCAAAAAGAAGATTGAAGCTATCTGTAAATGTACAGTGTTATGTAATTGTTGCTTGAGTTTGTATTTCAATCCATACCTTTACATCATTGGATTTCCATGAAGGTATCGATCTCTCTGTACTGTCCATTTTCACACCAGGTTCCATCGTCTGCAAGCCAAATTAAAGATACGTATGAGGTAGGGTCTGAGAAGGATGAGATATACACAAATACGTTTGATACTCTGTTTGAGCATCTTATGCAAAATTTCAAATTTTCCGAACATAATAAAATCGGTTTATAGTACAAGATTGATACATATATAGTTTTGCACTTGAGCCAATGTAATCAAGAGTACTCACCATGGAAGGAGATTTAGGCTCATTATCAAATAACTTGATGGAACTATCATGGAGAACAAGGGATCGTTCTTGTAACTCTGTCTGGAAAGCCTCATGAACTGCGAAATTGCACCATGCACGCGAAAGAAGATCCATGGTTTCGGATTGCGAATCAAGAACATCCGGCTTGAAGTTAAAATCCATCAGTTATAACCTTCAACCAAATTCAGCTAGAGGAGCTTAACCTGCAACTTATGATGAAATACAAAAGTGATGCTAATTGATAGCATCAGTTAAATAGACATTATGCTTAAACAGTAATCACCATTACACGCacataatattttaattaaagtAGCCTGTTAGTACTTGATATTGGGATTGAGAAGGGAAACAAACAGGCCCCCCTGCATCATTAGTATCACTTGGTTGTGTGTGTGTTAATATGCATACACATTATATTAGTTGTAATAGGAATAAGTTATACGCCATCTGTTTTTTATTATCTAACGTTTAACTTTTCTGTACACACTTCTAAGTGCTTTGACTGTATAGttagaataataatttttaactttttatttttgtggataaaaatatataactaaaactttaattttaaaaaagaaaattttaaaaaatattattttatctatacAATCAAAGTACTTAAAATTGTGTGTAAGAAAGTCAAACGACATATAAAAAAAACAGAGGGGTATAACATTTATCAACAATTAGCATTGGAAAAGACCTTTCTCAACAAATAAATTTTTTGGAGCTGATGAAATTAAAATTTTGAGGTTATCAGATTTATAACTATACCTCGGGTATTGGCCCCAAATGTCACTTTCTTGAGTCAAATGACTATCAATATCATTTTTTAAATTGTTGGCCCCAAATGTCACTTGAAAATGGGGATTCAGGTTAAGTTTTCAAAATAGACGAGAAACGCAGTCTCATGTTGAGTTTTTCtataacattttttttatttttttattaaaagaaAAACGCAGTTTCGTTTCATGTTTTTGTGTAAAAACATGGTTTCAAACTGAGTTTTGGGTGAAAACGCAATTTCAGAAATTATTTCCGTAAAAAATGCAGTCTCGTCTTGAGTTTATGGATATAAAAACGGCGTTTCAAACCGAGTTTTTCGTAAAAACGCAGTTTCTAACCGAGTTTTTCTCAtgatgcaaaaaaaaaaaaaattcaaaacgCAGATCCAAAATGAGTTAATATGAAAAACTCATCCTGAGATTGCGTTTTACCCCCATAAACACGAATTGAAGTTGcgttttcaattttttttggaaaaaaaatcaaaatggAACACGCAACTCCGTTTTTCATTAATAACAAAAACTTCACCCGAAACTCCGTTttatgaagggtttttagcatataaacgcaacgaaaacgtaaatttaaatcttaaaaaaaaccaaaatcctaagcaggatccatgcgaaaaataatatttaatttgtagttcaatatgtttaccttaagaaggtttacgttaatggaaagatgaaggtctttaatagcgatccaagaacgatgaacggagatccctaaccctcaagtgtgaagcactctaccggtatccaccaagagtacaatgtgatggaggaggaagaggttgagagaattagttgcctccctctattttctactttagaattagggtttgtatttttgggttgaggcaaatagggtttataataatatatttataggcaaaattttcagctgaaaattttccataaaatattattattattaaccctttaattgattattcttattaaccaattaactaataattaaaacaccttttaatcattaatccctttttctaaatactttagaaaaataattctctcacttgatttaattttcaaaattaaattcttaattaataatattaagaacttttcttaattaatttataattaattaaatctcatttaatcaattattaaatttggtaattaattatttatttcacaaataaataattaccagccattattaattaattcctccaccattaaatcattctcttttatggtgtgaccctgtaggttcaatattaagtcagtagtagaaataaataataataaaactattttatcattatttatataaattctctaattcattaaatatgattaattgattaatcatatttattctacatcgtgagggatacttctcagcatatcgcgactatccggataatacgaattcactgcttagaataccaagaacctattcagtgaatagttaccgtacaatcaattccttctaccctgcaatgtcacgattaaatacaagg
The sequence above is drawn from the Apium graveolens cultivar Ventura chromosome 2, ASM990537v1, whole genome shotgun sequence genome and encodes:
- the LOC141708791 gene encoding mannosyltransferase APTG1-like isoform X1, yielding MSRRKAASTAEDINVSEERKSLEGAEKRSLISSIFSSSKRVFVLCLVMRMINSLLVQTYFNPDEHWQALEVAHRITFGYGHLTWEWKKGIRSYLHPMMFAALYKVLALLHLDIPILMIKAPRMLQSILSAFGDLYLYKFSRVLFGNHVAQWALFAQLTNWFVFYCTTRTLSNSLETVLTLVGLYYWPCLRTATYSKVSMVPRKYGLAAAALACALRPTSAITWIYVGLLELIAARDRLKFIFLEAAPIGGLVLGFTCLLDRLMYGSWVLVPLNFLKFNFLSSGGDYYGTHKWHWYFTQGFSVMLFTFIPFSIYGIILSKQWKLSGLIIWVLGLYSVLGHKEFRFVLPVLPIALMFSGYYLSVITGSNIPDTKRKLSPSKCDKRSLKSRLAIFFLLATNVPMALYMSMVHQRGAEEIMNYLSQEANSGKVESVLFLTPCHATPYYSTLHQNVPMRLLDCSPSDTKGIPDESDRFMMDPAGFALEFAKNWSVPSHIVLFDSQERLLKDFLALHSFQENRRFFHSHFKVDRDLQASIVVYTLES
- the LOC141708791 gene encoding mannosyltransferase APTG1-like isoform X2, coding for MSRRKAASTAEDINVSEERKSLEGAEKRSLISSIFSSSKRVFVLCLVMRMINSLLVQTYFNPDEHWQALEVAHRITFGYGHLTWEWKKGIRSYLHPMMFAALYKVLALLHLDIPILMIKAPRMLQSILSAFGDLYLYKFSRVLFGNHVAQWALFAQLTNWFVFYCTTRTLSNSLETVLTLVGLYYWPCLRTATYSKVSMVPRKYGLAAAALACALRPTSAITWIYVGLLELIAARDRLKFIFLEAAPIGGLVLGFTCLLDRLMYGSWVLVPLNFLKFNFLSSGGDYYGTHKWHWYFTQGFSVMLFTFIPFSIYGIILSKQWKLSGLIIWVLGLYSVLGHKEFSNIPDTKRKLSPSKCDKRSLKSRLAIFFLLATNVPMALYMSMVHQRGAEEIMNYLSQEANSGKVESVLFLTPCHATPYYSTLHQNVPMRLLDCSPSDTKGIPDESDRFMMDPAGFALEFAKNWSVPSHIVLFDSQERLLKDFLALHSFQENRRFFHSHFKVDRDLQASIVVYTLES
- the LOC141708792 gene encoding uncharacterized protein LOC141708792, encoding MDFNFKPDVLDSQSETMDLLSRAWCNFAVHEAFQTELQERSLVLHDSSIKLFDNEPKSPSMTMEPGVKMDSTERSIPSWKSNDVKSWIWMQQAMHPELNYNSCFRKKWMSWKINVPIKKWVKEIKQKRKECKRLQRAEVHAAISVAGVAAALAAIASAAATHKSSESDTSKDAAMASAAALVAAQCARTAEAMGAKKDQLKTVIASAISGTSATDILTLTAAASTSLKGAATLKERNVCKSRLKGSAPVLPIEENDESQLEDFQQCLSILEKGANLNIETSNGRCMLRSVSITLNKEDKIVLKLKKLNLMNTFASKKASIVLDQHAELYKDSEGEETDTCFLIVLTTDHGLIKLDMMDDYHRYRLWAMTINQMLALSTSLTRYDDLEFHKK